One stretch of Rhizobium rhizoryzae DNA includes these proteins:
- a CDS encoding nucleotidyltransferase family protein, translating into MSPTPRPADPNLEGVPHIQARAAPTLATADAQDFVALSVEELASSHIPFLLAGTYAVSAYTGISRPTKDLDIFCKAGDFNRILAHFKSKGFDIEVEDDRWLGKVKQGEHFFDVIFAGSNGTMPIGDAWFENARQMDFNGHKVRVVAPTELIWSKCFVQLRHRYDGADVVHVILRAHDQIDWRRLLGHMEVHWEVLLMHLLNFRWIYPTERDKVPDWLLDELLERLAAQRQLPLPQMKICRGRMFSRIDFEIDVKEWGFADVGGEGELRQEQEGALL; encoded by the coding sequence ATGAGCCCAACGCCACGGCCAGCCGACCCGAACCTGGAGGGTGTGCCGCATATTCAGGCACGCGCGGCGCCCACATTGGCAACCGCAGATGCTCAGGATTTTGTGGCGCTGTCGGTAGAGGAGCTTGCCTCCTCCCACATTCCGTTCCTGTTGGCCGGCACCTACGCCGTCAGCGCCTATACGGGCATTTCCCGTCCGACCAAGGATCTCGATATCTTCTGCAAGGCGGGTGATTTCAATCGCATTCTCGCCCATTTCAAGAGCAAGGGCTTCGACATTGAAGTCGAGGACGACCGTTGGCTTGGGAAGGTCAAGCAGGGCGAGCATTTCTTCGACGTGATCTTTGCCGGATCGAACGGGACGATGCCCATTGGTGACGCATGGTTCGAAAACGCGCGTCAGATGGATTTCAATGGCCATAAGGTGCGCGTGGTGGCTCCGACCGAACTCATCTGGTCGAAATGCTTCGTCCAGTTGCGCCACCGCTATGACGGCGCCGATGTGGTCCACGTCATCCTGCGGGCGCACGACCAGATCGACTGGCGCCGCCTGCTGGGCCACATGGAAGTGCATTGGGAGGTGCTCCTGATGCACCTTCTGAACTTCCGCTGGATCTATCCAACCGAGCGAGACAAGGTGCCGGACTGGCTGCTCGATGAATTGCTGGAACGCCTTGCCGCGCAACGCCAATTGCCCCTGCCGCAGATGAAGATATGCCGCGGCCGCATGTTCTCGCGCATCGATTTCGAGATCGACGTGAAGGAATGGGGCTTCGCCGATGTGGGCGGCGAAGGCGAGTTGAGGCAGGAACAGGAAGGGGCTTTGCTGTGA
- a CDS encoding DUF4214 domain-containing protein — MTPADALKSWQGSAPHNDVITNKNTWSTMTWNAIGVGIYKGVAHVWFGKAADPAGAPVVTGPMTGGEGNDILSGNDQNNVLQGFGGNDRLNQSGGADTMDGGNGVDTAVYTGKRSDYRLDTTSTVRIDKLGGGTDTLISIERIQFSDGTLAFDKGAGEIAGSAYRLYQAAFERTPDTGGLSFWIKEMDKGVRLKNVAENFLASREFVQTYGTAATVTNTKYVELLYQHTLGRAFDQGGLNFWVSRLDTGTNDRADLLVQFSESPENQARVSAAVKDGIWYV; from the coding sequence ATGACCCCGGCTGATGCGCTGAAAAGCTGGCAGGGTTCGGCACCGCATAACGATGTCATCACCAACAAGAATACCTGGTCGACCATGACCTGGAACGCCATCGGTGTCGGCATCTACAAGGGCGTTGCGCATGTCTGGTTCGGCAAGGCTGCGGACCCGGCAGGGGCGCCGGTCGTCACCGGACCCATGACCGGCGGCGAGGGGAACGACATCCTCTCCGGCAACGACCAGAACAATGTGCTGCAGGGTTTTGGCGGCAATGATCGTCTGAACCAGAGTGGTGGCGCGGACACCATGGATGGCGGCAATGGCGTGGATACGGCCGTCTATACAGGCAAGCGCTCGGATTATCGTCTCGATACGACATCGACCGTCAGGATCGACAAGCTTGGTGGCGGCACCGATACGCTGATTTCCATCGAGCGCATTCAGTTTTCCGATGGCACGCTAGCCTTCGACAAGGGCGCCGGGGAGATTGCCGGTTCGGCCTATCGCCTGTATCAGGCGGCCTTCGAGCGTACACCGGATACCGGTGGGCTGTCCTTCTGGATCAAGGAAATGGACAAGGGCGTCCGCCTGAAGAATGTCGCGGAAAACTTTCTGGCGTCGCGAGAATTCGTGCAGACCTACGGCACGGCGGCCACGGTTACCAACACCAAATATGTCGAGCTTCTATACCAGCATACGCTGGGTCGCGCCTTCGACCAGGGCGGCCTGAATTTCTGGGTTTCCCGCCTGGACACAGGCACGAATGACCGCGCCGATCTTCTGGTCCAGTTCTCGGAAAGCCCGGAAAACCAGGCGCGCGTTTCGGCAGCCGTGAAGGATGGCATCTGGTACGTGTGA
- the ung gene encoding uracil-DNA glycosylase, whose protein sequence is MTEQTVKLEESWKAALSGEFNSAYMSDLRAFLLKEKEGGKHIFPKGSEYFRALDLTPLDQVKVVILGQDPYHGAGQAHGLCFSVQPGIRIPPSLVNIYKEMQSDLGIPPAKHGFLEHWAKQGVLLLNSVLTVEEGKAAAHQGKGWERFTDAVIRAVNEDCSHVVFMLWGSYAQKKAAFVDQRRHLVLKAPHPSPLSAHNGFFGSGHFSKANAYLISNGREPVDWQLPERPA, encoded by the coding sequence ATGACGGAGCAGACTGTGAAACTGGAAGAGAGCTGGAAGGCCGCTCTCTCCGGCGAATTCAACAGCGCCTACATGTCCGACCTGCGGGCCTTTCTGCTCAAGGAAAAGGAGGGGGGGAAGCATATCTTTCCCAAAGGCTCCGAATATTTCCGTGCGCTGGACCTGACGCCGCTCGATCAGGTGAAGGTCGTGATCCTGGGACAGGATCCCTATCATGGCGCGGGCCAGGCCCATGGCCTGTGCTTCAGCGTGCAGCCCGGCATCCGCATCCCGCCTTCGCTCGTGAACATCTACAAGGAAATGCAGAGTGACCTTGGCATTCCTCCGGCAAAGCATGGTTTTCTGGAACATTGGGCAAAGCAGGGCGTACTGCTGTTGAACAGTGTTCTGACCGTGGAAGAGGGCAAGGCTGCCGCCCATCAGGGCAAGGGATGGGAGCGCTTTACCGACGCGGTCATCCGCGCCGTCAACGAGGACTGCAGCCATGTTGTCTTCATGCTCTGGGGGTCTTACGCGCAGAAGAAGGCCGCCTTTGTGGATCAGCGCCGTCATCTGGTGCTGAAAGCACCGCATCCATCGCCGCTTTCGGCTCATAACGGCTTTTTCGGATCAGGCCATTTTTCCAAAGCCAACGCCTATCTCATCTCCAACGGACGGGAGCCGGTGGATTGGCAATTGCCGGAACGACCAGCTTAA
- a CDS encoding YbaN family protein, protein MRLVYLALGWFFVGLGLLGAFLPLLPTTPFLLLAIACFTRSSPRLEAWLLNHPRFGPPLIAWREKGAIPRRAKMLAVGMMAVSYGIFLFGTSPPLWRALLVLAILAGSSIFIVTRPDST, encoded by the coding sequence ATGCGATTGGTCTACTTGGCTCTCGGCTGGTTCTTCGTAGGTCTGGGTCTGCTGGGTGCGTTTCTGCCGCTGCTTCCCACAACGCCCTTCCTGCTTCTGGCCATTGCCTGCTTCACCCGCTCGTCACCACGTTTGGAAGCCTGGCTTCTCAACCATCCGCGCTTCGGCCCGCCGCTCATTGCCTGGCGGGAAAAAGGGGCGATACCGCGCCGCGCAAAGATGCTGGCAGTCGGAATGATGGCTGTCAGCTACGGCATCTTCCTGTTCGGCACCTCCCCGCCTCTGTGGCGAGCGTTGCTCGTGCTCGCCATTTTGGCCGGCTCCTCGATCTTCATTGTCACGAGACCGGACAGCACCTGA
- a CDS encoding VOC family protein, whose amino-acid sequence MLNQIKGLHHVTSMAANAKTNNSFFTDTLGLRRVKKTVNFDAPDVYHLYYGDEVGTPGSVMTYFPFPHIAKGRPGTGEVGTTVFSVPQGSLTYWGNRLAAKGNLELKADEAFGEKRLNFFGPDGDGFALVEVKDDDRAAWTGNGVDIDHAIRGFHSASMRLRDEGATAELLKFMGYEEVDRADGVVRLGIPGGNGADFIDIETMPNIARANLGAGSVHHIAFAVENREKQLEVRKALMDTGYQVTPVIDRDYFWAIYFRTPGGVLFEIATNEPGFDRDEDTAHLGEALKLPTQHAHLRSYLEEHLEKL is encoded by the coding sequence ATGTTGAACCAGATCAAGGGACTGCATCACGTTACGTCGATGGCAGCCAATGCCAAGACCAACAACAGCTTCTTCACTGATACGCTCGGCCTTCGCCGGGTGAAGAAGACCGTCAACTTCGATGCGCCGGATGTCTATCATCTCTACTACGGCGACGAGGTTGGCACGCCCGGCTCGGTCATGACCTATTTCCCGTTCCCGCACATCGCCAAGGGGCGTCCCGGCACGGGCGAAGTTGGAACAACCGTCTTCTCCGTGCCGCAAGGATCGCTCACCTATTGGGGCAATCGTCTGGCCGCCAAGGGCAATCTGGAACTGAAGGCCGATGAGGCTTTCGGGGAAAAGCGCCTGAACTTCTTTGGTCCGGATGGCGATGGCTTCGCACTGGTCGAGGTGAAGGATGACGATCGCGCTGCCTGGACGGGCAATGGGGTCGATATCGACCACGCCATTCGTGGTTTTCACTCCGCTTCCATGCGGTTGCGGGACGAAGGCGCGACGGCCGAGCTCCTGAAGTTCATGGGTTATGAGGAAGTGGATCGCGCCGATGGGGTGGTGCGTCTGGGCATTCCCGGAGGCAATGGTGCCGATTTCATCGATATCGAGACGATGCCGAACATCGCGCGTGCCAATCTCGGTGCCGGCTCGGTGCATCACATCGCGTTTGCCGTCGAAAACCGTGAAAAGCAGCTGGAAGTCCGCAAGGCTCTGATGGACACCGGTTATCAGGTGACCCCGGTTATCGATCGCGATTACTTCTGGGCCATCTATTTCCGCACACCGGGTGGCGTGTTGTTCGAAATCGCCACCAATGAGCCCGGTTTCGACCGCGACGAAGATACCGCGCATCTGGGCGAAGCACTCAAGCTGCCAACGCAGCATGCGCATCTTCGCTCCTATCTCGAAGAGCATCTGGAAAAGCTTTGA
- a CDS encoding alpha/beta hydrolase, with product MTMESYVHRARPGATGAPIFFVFHGTGGDENQFFDFASRLAPNATVISPRGDVAERGAARFFRRKAEGVYDLDDLARATVQMAAFVAACKQHYQSGPVIGLGFSNGANILANVVIEKPDLFEASVLMHPLMPFEPNPRSGRGKVLITAGENDPICPVPLTQALADYFAAQGEEVQVEWHPGGHEIRGNEIEAVKAFLAPYTA from the coding sequence ATGACAATGGAAAGCTATGTGCACCGGGCGCGGCCCGGTGCGACCGGAGCGCCGATCTTTTTTGTCTTCCATGGTACAGGTGGCGATGAGAACCAGTTCTTCGATTTCGCCAGCCGGTTGGCGCCGAATGCCACGGTGATCTCCCCCCGTGGCGATGTGGCAGAACGCGGCGCGGCGCGCTTTTTCCGGCGCAAGGCGGAAGGGGTCTACGATCTGGATGATCTGGCGCGGGCGACAGTCCAGATGGCCGCCTTCGTCGCCGCCTGCAAACAGCACTACCAGTCTGGCCCTGTCATCGGGCTTGGTTTCTCGAACGGTGCCAATATCCTCGCCAATGTGGTGATCGAAAAGCCGGACCTGTTCGAGGCTTCCGTGCTGATGCATCCGCTGATGCCGTTCGAGCCCAACCCACGATCTGGCCGCGGCAAGGTTCTGATCACCGCAGGCGAGAACGATCCGATCTGCCCGGTTCCCCTGACCCAGGCGCTGGCGGATTATTTTGCCGCGCAGGGCGAAGAGGTTCAGGTGGAATGGCATCCAGGCGGGCATGAAATCCGCGGCAATGAAATCGAGGCGGTGAAAGCGTTCCTCGCGCCATACACAGCCTGA
- a CDS encoding DUF3008 family protein produces the protein MPAKSKAQQKAAGAALAAKRGDIEKSELKGASKSMEKSMSEKELHDMASTKRKGKPQHAASQ, from the coding sequence ATGCCTGCAAAATCGAAAGCACAGCAGAAGGCTGCCGGTGCAGCGCTTGCTGCCAAGCGCGGCGACATCGAGAAAAGTGAACTCAAAGGGGCTTCGAAAAGCATGGAGAAATCCATGTCCGAGAAGGAGCTTCACGACATGGCGTCCACCAAGCGCAAGGGAAAGCCGCAGCATGCGGCCAGCCAGTAA
- the treY gene encoding malto-oligosyltrehalose synthase produces MTIPTSTYRIQFRNGMTFDKAVELVPYLRDLGISHLYASPVFTAAKGSTHGYDVADCNEIEPEIGGREGFDRLSAALKEAGLGLIIDIVPNHMASALENPWWRSIVEWGKDSRFSHFFDVNWMRRLTLPFLGDDFQQVLDAGDITLLYDAEQGCLALGYFESHYPIAPSTYALALGSIDHPQADALIALARDAKPEEEDAFHQSVRSLLSAEQAERLNASLAQLASDKTFLASLHEAQPYRLMSWRDAPRDLSYRRFFEITGLAGLRVEDEEVFLESHRLTLELVKNGQVDGLRIDHVDGLADPGRYLARLRDEVGPKCTLLVEKILAHGESLPAKWPISGTTGYEFISSVSDVLIEPSGLETMRRSYAELAGQPIDVEQEIRKAKGLMADVNFEGEFRTLVTTGLEIAQTHQGQGSAALDDAAFSHALRELLIAFPIYRTYGHAIGLEPADRQRLSEVLTKVRDGKEPPDAEALSMIARILIGDVDQTSEARAAVFRTRFQQLTGPLMAKSIEDTLFFRLNPVLALNEVGAEPLPRSFSLQNFHADMKLRQAQQPEGLSASTTHDTKRGEDARARLYALTEQPDGFAAAINDWREKNSVGLVQLNDGAAPEPEVEWLLLQALVGVWPHDLDPGHAEGLKALEERFLPYVEKSLREAKLKTSWNNQNAGYEKAVLAYASRLLAPETLAFREDFLNRMRPVMLAGAVNSVTQTLIKLTAPGVPDIYQGSETMDLSLVDPDNRRMPDYDRLQDMLDHTPDAADTETWLTGHLKQHLIATLLKLRQQNPDLFWHGDYTPLTIAGEKRDHAVAFARKLGKQTLLVIAPRFVLAGIQGMNALPSAEFWYGTGVSLRDLRFDGGLEDVFSGRGFEPGERLMLDDVFSERPYAVLLGKA; encoded by the coding sequence TTGACGATCCCTACATCCACCTACCGGATCCAGTTCCGCAATGGCATGACCTTCGACAAGGCTGTCGAGCTTGTTCCTTACCTGCGCGACCTTGGCATCAGCCATCTGTATGCCTCTCCTGTATTCACCGCCGCCAAGGGCTCTACTCACGGCTATGACGTCGCCGATTGCAACGAGATCGAGCCCGAAATCGGCGGGCGCGAAGGCTTTGACCGGCTGAGTGCTGCCTTGAAGGAGGCGGGCCTTGGCCTCATCATCGACATCGTCCCGAACCATATGGCATCCGCTCTCGAAAACCCTTGGTGGCGCAGCATCGTGGAATGGGGCAAGGACAGCCGCTTCAGCCACTTCTTCGACGTCAACTGGATGCGCAGGCTGACCCTTCCCTTTCTGGGCGACGACTTTCAACAGGTGCTCGACGCCGGTGATATCACCCTGCTCTACGACGCAGAACAGGGCTGCCTCGCACTTGGCTATTTCGAGAGCCACTATCCGATTGCCCCCTCTACCTATGCCTTGGCGCTCGGCAGTATCGACCACCCTCAGGCGGATGCCCTGATCGCGCTTGCACGGGATGCAAAGCCCGAAGAGGAAGACGCATTCCACCAGTCGGTGCGCAGCCTTTTGAGTGCCGAGCAAGCAGAACGTCTGAACGCGTCCCTCGCGCAATTGGCATCCGACAAGACGTTCCTTGCCAGCCTGCATGAGGCGCAGCCCTATCGCCTGATGTCCTGGCGTGATGCGCCGCGCGACCTCAGCTATCGCCGGTTCTTCGAAATTACAGGGCTCGCGGGACTGCGTGTCGAAGACGAGGAGGTTTTCCTTGAAAGCCACCGCCTGACGCTGGAACTGGTGAAAAACGGACAGGTAGACGGCCTGCGCATCGACCATGTGGACGGTCTGGCGGATCCCGGTCGCTATCTCGCGCGCCTGCGGGATGAAGTTGGTCCCAAATGCACGCTGCTGGTGGAGAAAATCCTGGCTCACGGAGAAAGCCTTCCGGCGAAATGGCCTATTTCCGGCACCACCGGCTATGAATTCATCTCCTCCGTGTCTGATGTCCTGATTGAGCCCTCCGGGTTGGAGACCATGCGGCGGAGCTACGCGGAGCTTGCCGGTCAGCCGATCGACGTGGAGCAGGAAATCCGCAAGGCCAAGGGGCTAATGGCGGATGTCAACTTCGAAGGCGAGTTCCGGACTCTGGTCACCACGGGGCTGGAGATTGCACAGACGCATCAGGGACAGGGCAGCGCTGCACTGGATGACGCGGCATTTTCACATGCACTTCGCGAGCTGCTGATCGCTTTCCCGATCTACAGAACCTATGGCCATGCGATTGGTCTGGAGCCCGCGGACCGTCAGCGACTGAGCGAGGTTCTGACCAAGGTTCGGGACGGCAAAGAACCACCGGATGCTGAGGCTCTGTCGATGATTGCCCGAATTCTGATCGGAGATGTCGACCAGACATCGGAAGCAAGAGCTGCCGTCTTCAGGACACGCTTCCAGCAACTCACGGGTCCGCTGATGGCAAAGTCCATCGAGGACACTTTGTTCTTCCGCCTCAACCCGGTGCTTGCCCTCAACGAAGTCGGCGCAGAACCTCTGCCCCGCAGCTTCAGCCTGCAGAACTTTCATGCAGACATGAAACTGCGCCAGGCCCAGCAGCCGGAAGGACTTTCCGCCAGCACGACACACGATACGAAGCGGGGCGAAGATGCCCGCGCACGCCTTTACGCTCTGACGGAACAACCGGACGGGTTCGCCGCTGCCATCAACGACTGGCGCGAGAAGAATTCTGTCGGCCTCGTTCAACTGAACGACGGAGCCGCTCCGGAGCCGGAAGTTGAATGGCTGTTGCTACAGGCCCTCGTCGGTGTCTGGCCGCATGATCTTGATCCAGGACACGCCGAGGGGTTGAAAGCACTCGAGGAGCGTTTCCTGCCTTACGTCGAAAAATCATTGCGGGAAGCGAAGCTCAAGACCAGCTGGAACAACCAGAATGCAGGCTATGAGAAGGCAGTGCTGGCCTATGCCTCCCGTCTGCTTGCTCCGGAAACGCTGGCCTTCCGTGAAGATTTCCTCAACCGCATGCGTCCCGTCATGCTGGCAGGGGCCGTCAACTCCGTCACGCAAACCTTGATCAAGCTCACGGCTCCGGGGGTCCCTGACATCTATCAGGGCAGCGAAACCATGGATCTCAGCCTTGTCGATCCTGACAATCGTCGCATGCCCGACTATGATCGATTGCAGGACATGCTCGATCATACGCCGGACGCTGCAGACACTGAAACCTGGCTGACAGGCCATCTGAAGCAGCATCTCATTGCAACACTGCTGAAACTGCGCCAGCAGAATCCGGATCTCTTCTGGCACGGCGACTATACACCGCTGACCATTGCCGGAGAAAAGCGGGATCACGCCGTGGCCTTCGCTCGAAAGCTCGGCAAACAGACACTCCTCGTCATTGCCCCGCGCTTTGTGCTGGCAGGCATACAGGGAATGAACGCTCTGCCTTCCGCCGAATTCTGGTACGGAACCGGCGTGTCCCTGCGCGATTTGCGCTTCGACGGTGGTCTGGAAGATGTGTTTTCGGGCAGAGGTTTCGAACCGGGCGAGCGCCTGATGCTGGACGATGTTTTCTCCGAGCGCCCCTACGCGGTGCTTCTCGGCAAGGCTTGA
- a CDS encoding metallophosphoesterase family protein has protein sequence MTKPTQSRKAETNTKAAPAKVRIAAVADLHVKETGSVSYKDLFTEISTEADILVMAGDLTDLGKKAEAELLAADLRACTIPMVAVLGNHDFECGAVDEVRSILKGAGVHLLEGQAVEIHGVGFAGVKGFAGGFGRHMLGSFGEPAIKAMVAESVEETMRLENALRQVRSERAMVVLHYAPIPETVEGEPKEIYPFLGSSRLAETIDRFPVSAVVHGHAHRGRFEGKTPGGAPVYNVAAHIEKPNGKPYAIIEL, from the coding sequence GTGACGAAACCGACCCAGAGCCGAAAGGCAGAAACGAATACAAAGGCGGCCCCCGCCAAGGTCCGGATTGCCGCCGTCGCCGATCTGCACGTCAAGGAAACGGGGTCCGTCTCCTACAAGGATCTCTTCACGGAAATTTCCACCGAGGCCGACATTCTTGTCATGGCGGGCGATCTGACAGACCTCGGCAAGAAGGCCGAAGCGGAACTGCTGGCCGCTGATCTGCGGGCCTGCACCATTCCAATGGTGGCGGTGCTGGGGAACCATGATTTCGAATGCGGGGCCGTGGACGAGGTTCGTAGTATTCTGAAAGGGGCTGGCGTTCACCTTCTGGAAGGTCAGGCGGTCGAGATTCACGGTGTTGGCTTTGCCGGCGTAAAGGGCTTTGCAGGCGGGTTCGGGCGCCACATGTTGGGCAGCTTCGGTGAACCCGCGATCAAGGCCATGGTCGCCGAAAGCGTGGAAGAAACCATGCGCCTGGAAAACGCATTGCGCCAGGTGCGGTCCGAACGCGCCATGGTCGTTCTCCATTACGCCCCCATCCCGGAAACAGTGGAGGGTGAGCCGAAGGAGATCTACCCGTTCCTGGGTTCCTCACGACTTGCAGAAACCATTGACCGTTTTCCCGTGAGTGCCGTTGTGCACGGCCACGCCCATCGCGGCCGCTTCGAGGGGAAAACCCCGGGCGGCGCGCCCGTCTACAATGTGGCGGCCCACATCGAGAAGCCGAACGGAAAGCCCTACGCCATCATCGAGCTTTGA
- the galE gene encoding UDP-glucose 4-epimerase GalE, translating into MVQKKVLVVGGAGYIGSHTCLVLNERGYQPIVFDNLSNGHSEFVRWGPLEEGDIRDRARLDEVFATHKPDAVLHFAALIEVGESVKNPVAFYDNNVIGALTLLSAAMDAGVQNFVFSSTCATYGLPQQVPMDESHGQAPINPYGRTKFIIEQALKDYGQYKGLRSVMLRYFNAAGADFEGRIGEWHQPETHAIPLAIDAALGRRQGFKVFGSDYDTRDGTCVRDYIHVLDLADAHVRAVDYLLSGGETVELNLGTGTGTTVKELLAAISAVSGRPFPVEYVDRREGDSTSLVANNDKARAVLGWEPRYSLDDIIRSAWNWHSRSNHPIT; encoded by the coding sequence ATGGTACAAAAGAAGGTGCTGGTCGTCGGCGGTGCGGGATATATCGGTTCTCACACCTGCCTTGTGCTGAATGAGCGTGGCTACCAGCCCATTGTCTTCGATAATCTTTCCAACGGGCATTCCGAATTCGTACGCTGGGGACCTCTGGAAGAGGGCGATATTCGCGACCGCGCACGGCTCGATGAAGTTTTTGCAACCCATAAGCCGGATGCCGTCCTGCATTTCGCGGCGCTGATCGAAGTGGGAGAATCGGTCAAGAATCCGGTCGCCTTCTACGACAATAACGTCATCGGCGCGCTTACCCTCCTTTCTGCCGCCATGGATGCAGGGGTGCAGAATTTCGTCTTCTCCTCCACCTGCGCGACCTATGGTCTGCCGCAACAGGTGCCGATGGACGAAAGCCACGGGCAGGCACCCATCAACCCCTATGGCCGTACGAAGTTCATCATCGAGCAGGCACTGAAGGATTACGGGCAATACAAGGGCCTGCGCTCCGTCATGCTGCGTTATTTCAATGCGGCCGGTGCCGATTTCGAAGGGCGTATCGGCGAATGGCACCAGCCAGAGACGCATGCGATACCGCTCGCCATCGATGCGGCACTCGGTCGCCGTCAGGGCTTCAAGGTCTTCGGTTCCGATTACGATACCCGCGACGGCACCTGCGTGCGCGACTACATTCATGTGCTGGATCTGGCGGATGCGCATGTGCGCGCCGTGGATTATCTCTTAAGCGGTGGCGAGACGGTGGAGTTGAACCTTGGCACCGGCACGGGAACGACAGTGAAGGAGTTGCTGGCGGCGATTTCTGCCGTCTCCGGCCGACCTTTCCCGGTGGAGTATGTTGACCGCCGCGAGGGCGACTCCACATCTCTTGTTGCTAACAACGACAAGGCAAGGGCTGTGCTTGGCTGGGAGCCTCGTTACAGTCTGGACGATATCATTCGCTCCGCCTGGAACTGGCATTCGCGCAGCAACCATCCGATTACCTGA
- a CDS encoding RidA family protein, translating to MPDSVKQVFNPPSVRKPFGAYNHGLLVPPGASLLVTSGQLGIAPDDSIPRDVTAQAELCFEAIRAILEEAGMTFADVIRISGFVTKREDFAPYMAVRDRYTLDPKPVSTLIIVSGFTRPEFLVEVEVTAAKLPEVL from the coding sequence ATGCCGGACAGCGTAAAACAGGTCTTCAACCCGCCATCGGTCCGCAAGCCTTTCGGGGCCTACAATCATGGGCTTCTGGTGCCGCCGGGAGCCTCACTGCTGGTCACATCCGGCCAGCTTGGCATTGCGCCTGATGACAGCATACCACGGGATGTGACGGCGCAGGCCGAACTGTGCTTCGAGGCGATCAGGGCCATTCTGGAAGAGGCCGGCATGACATTTGCCGATGTCATCCGCATATCGGGCTTCGTGACGAAGCGTGAGGATTTTGCCCCGTATATGGCGGTGCGCGATCGCTACACGCTGGATCCGAAACCGGTCTCGACGCTGATCATCGTCAGCGGCTTCACAAGACCTGAGTTTCTGGTGGAGGTGGAAGTCACGGCGGCAAAACTGCCGGAAGTGCTCTAG
- a CDS encoding spore germination YkwD domain-containing protein, with translation MPTNYYTDSSQDGLSAAELELYNLIMNYRATLGLPSIPLSVGLTITAGRHALDQSENMGGYNGHSWSDAPYDSNNNATWTNMWLAPQRLNTSYKASTGIDFYGYESARAFLITAGP, from the coding sequence ATGCCGACGAATTATTATACAGACAGCTCTCAGGATGGTCTCTCGGCTGCCGAACTTGAGCTCTACAACCTCATCATGAACTATCGGGCGACGCTGGGTCTGCCCTCCATTCCGCTCTCTGTCGGATTGACCATCACGGCAGGTCGCCATGCGCTGGACCAAAGCGAAAACATGGGCGGCTATAACGGCCACAGCTGGAGCGATGCGCCTTACGACAGCAACAACAATGCGACCTGGACCAACATGTGGTTGGCCCCGCAGCGCTTGAACACGAGCTACAAGGCTTCCACGGGCATCGACTTCTACGGATACGAATCAGCACGGGCATTCCTAATAACGGCGGGACCATGA